The Chloroflexota bacterium nucleotide sequence GTCGCCGCCTTGACCCCGCGCTCGATGTCCGCCCATTTCCAGAGGTACGGCGTGAGCTGGTCGTTCGCCGGGATGCCGGCCCAGAGGCCAGCCAGGTTGTGCTCGCCGAGCCATGCGTTCAGCTCATCGATCGTCTTCACGATTTCCTCCCTCGGACGGTGCGCAGTCCGATGCGGTCTCCAGCCAGCATAGTGGACGCTCCATTGAGCCGCAACCGCCCACCGCAATCCCCCATCGTTGACACCCCATCGTGGGCCGCCTACTATCGGCGGCAGTGGCGAAGCGCGATCATCCGCGCCCCGAAGGGGGCGCACGGGAGGATACGATGGCAGCGCGGATCAGGCACGTCGCGATCTCGAGCGGCAATTCGGGACTGCTGCTCGAGTTCTATCAGTCTCTCTTTGGGATGGCACCCGATCGGACGCAGGTGGTGACCGACGGTTACATCGGGATGAACGTGAACCGGCGCGGCGGTGGCCGCCAGGCTGGGATCGACCACTTCGGCGTCGAGGTGGACGACGTCGAGGCGGTCATGGCGCGCAGTCGGGCCGCGTTTCCAGCGGTGCACTTTCTGAAACGTCCCGCGAATCGTCCGTTCGCGAGCATCGGCACGCACGATCCGGCGGGGAACGTCTTCGACCTGTCTCAGGCCGGGATGGAGAATCGGCGCGGATTCTATGCGGACGGCGGAGATACCTGGCGACCTCGGCACATCAGCCATTTCGAGCTTCGGGCGATGGATCCGGCGCTCCTGGCGGAGTTCTACGGTCGCGTGTACGATTTCCAGGTTAGCCAGGACGCGGACGGGAAGTTCGCCGTGTCGGACGGCCGCGTAACGCTCGTGATCGCCCCGTGGGACATTCGCGATTATGCCGGGACCGGTATCGAGCGGCCGGCCATCGAGCATCTGGGTTTCGCGGTGGAAAGCGTCGAAGCGTTCGAGCGGGACCGCGATCAGCTCATGGAGGCGCGGCCGGATCTCTTCCCGAACAGCGCGAAGGCCGAGACGGAGGGCGCGCGACGGATGGAGATCCTGGCGCGCTGCAACCGCGGAGCGCTCCAGCTCTGCGATCCGGACGGCATCCTCATCGACGTCGCGGAAGCGTGAGGGCGATCGGCTGATTCGGCGACCTATCCCAGAAGGAGTGTGCGCAGGTGGCGAAGCTGGAATTTGGAATCTTCGACGGATTTGCCGAGACGGAGATGGAGGCGCCGCCCTACACCATCTACAACGAGCACATCCGCTTCGCCCAGACGGCCGAGGCGGTGGGCTACCGGTACTATTTTTTCATCGAGCACCAGAACGCGCCGTTCGCGTACATCTCGGCGCCCAACGTGTACCTCGCCGCTATGGCACGTGAGACGAAAACCCTTCGCTTCGGTCCGATGGTGTACCAGCTTCCGATGCACCACCCGATTCGACTCGCGCAAGACGCGGCGATGGTGGACCAGCTTTCCGAGGGCCGACTCGAGTTCGGCGTTGGCTACGGCATCCACGCCCACGAGTTCATGCGTTGGAATCTGAACTTCCACGAGCGACGGGAGATGGGCGTCGAAGCGATGGAGATCGTCATGAAGGCGTGGTCCGAGGACTGCGTCACCTACAAAGGTGAGTATTGGACCTTCGACGAGGCGCTGCCGAAGCCCAAACCGTACCAGCAGCCGCACCCGCCGATCTGGGTGGGCGCCCACAGCACCGTCTCCTTCGACTACGCGGCGCAGATGAACTTCCACGTCGCGCAGAATATCGACGTGGACTCCGTGGTGACAGAGAAGTTCGCGTACTGGCGTCAGAAGTGCAAGGAGCAGAATCACCCCGGGCCCGCGCCCAAGGCGCTCCTGGCGCGGCACGTCCACGTCGCCGAGACGGATGAACAGGCGCGGGCCGAGGCGGA carries:
- a CDS encoding VOC family protein codes for the protein MAARIRHVAISSGNSGLLLEFYQSLFGMAPDRTQVVTDGYIGMNVNRRGGGRQAGIDHFGVEVDDVEAVMARSRAAFPAVHFLKRPANRPFASIGTHDPAGNVFDLSQAGMENRRGFYADGGDTWRPRHISHFELRAMDPALLAEFYGRVYDFQVSQDADGKFAVSDGRVTLVIAPWDIRDYAGTGIERPAIEHLGFAVESVEAFERDRDQLMEARPDLFPNSAKAETEGARRMEILARCNRGALQLCDPDGILIDVAEA
- a CDS encoding LLM class flavin-dependent oxidoreductase, yielding MAKLEFGIFDGFAETEMEAPPYTIYNEHIRFAQTAEAVGYRYYFFIEHQNAPFAYISAPNVYLAAMARETKTLRFGPMVYQLPMHHPIRLAQDAAMVDQLSEGRLEFGVGYGIHAHEFMRWNLNFHERREMGVEAMEIVMKAWSEDCVTYKGEYWTFDEALPKPKPYQQPHPPIWVGAHSTVSFDYAAQMNFHVAQNIDVDSVVTEKFAYWRQKCKEQNHPGPAPKALLARHVHVAETDEQARAEAEPNLLLGFFGRRGGQIIANTRIGWGGDTRGTGGERTPDIDERGRVFQEMTKSYDFWIDNGLALVGSPETVIRLITEQQQRVGYDVLCTQHQVGDLPRDKVWSSMKLFGERVIPAFA